From one Gracilibacillus salinarum genomic stretch:
- a CDS encoding RQC-minor-1 family DNA-binding protein has product MKDTNRNNPSVEEIKVILRAADELIGQGGKTLLAKILKGSREKRVLELDLDECPVYGYFKSEKIDVVKEKIDWMIDHKFLEIQYSGKLPMIIYTERGWIIERDQRVDEFLDEWQEWIKQGMQDVDMTYLKGRNREMLFLLLEKVYESGNQAYIPYLKLWKQVDYKKVKAAIQETIEALENQAPIDEEAIQERNNEINKLLKGYTPRDETLKCWECGERFVFTVGEQQFFKQKGFHWPKRCESCRFDRKMQLL; this is encoded by the coding sequence TTGAAAGATACTAACAGAAATAACCCATCAGTCGAAGAAATCAAGGTGATATTGCGAGCAGCTGACGAGTTGATTGGACAAGGAGGGAAAACACTCCTTGCTAAGATTTTAAAAGGCTCACGTGAGAAAAGAGTATTAGAATTAGACCTGGACGAGTGCCCGGTTTACGGCTATTTCAAATCTGAAAAAATCGATGTAGTGAAGGAAAAGATCGATTGGATGATCGATCATAAATTCCTTGAGATCCAATATAGTGGCAAGCTCCCTATGATTATTTACACGGAACGGGGCTGGATCATTGAGCGTGATCAAAGGGTAGATGAATTCCTGGATGAGTGGCAGGAATGGATCAAGCAGGGCATGCAAGATGTGGACATGACCTATTTAAAAGGTCGAAACAGGGAAATGCTTTTTTTGTTGTTGGAAAAAGTGTATGAATCCGGCAATCAAGCGTACATCCCCTACTTGAAATTATGGAAGCAGGTTGATTACAAAAAGGTAAAAGCCGCGATCCAGGAAACGATCGAAGCATTGGAAAATCAGGCTCCGATTGATGAGGAAGCGATTCAGGAAAGAAATAATGAGATCAATAAGCTGTTAAAAGGTTACACCCCGCGAGATGAAACGTTAAAATGCTGGGAATGTGGAGAACGGTTTGTTTTTACGGTTGGCGAACAGCAATTTTTTAAGCAAAAAGGTTTTCATTGGCCAAAAAGGTGTGAATCGTGCCGCTTTGACAGGAAAATGCAACTTTTATAG